In Pygocentrus nattereri isolate fPygNat1 chromosome 26, fPygNat1.pri, whole genome shotgun sequence, one genomic interval encodes:
- the opa1 gene encoding dynamin-like 120 kDa protein, mitochondrial isoform X2: MLRAGSAVACVACRNLLPSRMGVRFRLPLQKLHPLSRAIHHRYSSNSNPQRPPHCLAARYFTSLSRLPVRPPKSKSGGHGYQQQRSFWVARLAARLLKLRYILLGSAVGGGYTAKKTFDEWKDMIPDLSEYTWVVPDFVWELTENFDLDKLASALPEIEEIAKLLPDMEKIGENFTFLKSLLSSETSGDPTLKAPEIQQATAAVPESGDKQFKKSSDKEKIDQLQEELLRTQLKYQRMLERLEKENKELRKVVLQKDDKGIHQRKVKKSLIDMYSEVLDILSDYDSNYNTQDHLPRVVVVGDQSAGKTSVLEMIAQARIFPRGSGEMMTRSPVKVTLSEGPHHVAMFKDSTREFDLGKEEDLAALRREIELRMRKSVKEGQTVSPETISLSVKGPGIQRMVLVDLPGVISTVTTGMASDTKETIFSISKAYMQNPNAIILCIQDGSVDAERSIVTDLVSQMDPQGKRTIFVLTKVDLAEKNLASPSRIQQIIEGKLFPMKALGYFAVVTGKGSSSESIESIKDYEEDFFQNSRLLREGMLKAHQVTTKNLSLAVSDCFWKMVRESVEQQADAFKASRFNLETEWKNNYPRLRELDRNELFEKAKNEILDEVISLSQVTPKHWESILQKKLWERVSTHVIENIYLPAAQTMNSGTFNTTVDIKLKQWTDKQLPHKALEVAWETLQEEFARFMAEYKGKDQDDIFDKLKEAVKDESIKRHKWNERAMDSLRVIQHNALEDRSITDKPQWDAAIQFMEETLQSRLKDTESVIADMVGPDWKQRWMSWTKRTPEQHIRNETKNELERLLKLHEDHTAYLANDEVTTVRKNLEARGVEVDPVLIKDTWHQLYRRHFLQKALFHCNLCRRGFYYYQRHFVDSELECNDVVLFWRIQRMLGITANTLRQQLTNTEVRRLEKNVKEVLEDFGEDTEKKVQLITGRRVQLAEDLKKVREIQEKLEAFIEALHKEK; the protein is encoded by the exons TGTGGCTTGCAGGAATCTGCTCCCTTCCAGAATGGGGGTGAGGTTCCGGCTGCCTCTGCAGAAACTACACCCGCTCTCTCGTGCCATCCACCACCGCTACTCATCCAATAGCAACCCCCAGAGGCCCCCTCACTGTTTGGCTGCGCGCTATTTCACCTCCCTCTCCAGGCTACCTGTGCGTCCCCCAAAGTCAAAATCAGGAGGCCACGGCTACCAGCAGCAGCGCTCCTTTTGGGTAGCCCGTCTGGCTGCTAGGCTGCTGAAGCTGCGCTACATCCTGCTAGGCTCTGCTGTCGGAGGAGGCTACACTGCTAAAAAG ACGTTTGATGAGTGGAAGGATATGATTCCTGATCTAAGCGAGTACACATGGGTAGTACCTGACTTTGTTTGGGAATTGACTGAAAATTTTGACTTAG ACAAGCTAGCCAGTGCTTTGCCTGAAATAGAGGAGATTGCTAAGCTGCTGCCAGATATGGAGAAGATTGGGGAGAACTTTACCTTCCTCAAGAGTCTTCTTTCCAGTG AAACTTCAGGTGATCCAACCTTGAAGGCACCTGAGATCCAACAAGCAACAGCAGCTGTACCTGAGAGTGGTGACAAGCAGTTTAAGAAG TCATCAGATAAAGAAAAAATCGACCAACTTCAAGAGGAGCTTCTTCGTACCCAg TTGAAGTACCAGCGGATGCTGGAGCGTCTAGAGAAGGAGAATAAggagctgagaaaagtggtgcTGCAGAAGGATGACAAAGGAATTCATCAGAGGAAAGTCAAG AAGTCTTTGATTGACATGTACTCTGAGGTCCTGGACATCCTCTCAGATTATGATTCCAACTACAATACCCAAGATCACCTGCCAAGG GTGGTGGTAGTAGGAGATCAGAGCGCGGGAAAGACCAGTGTGTTGGAAATGATCGCCCAGGCTAGAATCTTCCCTCGTGGCTCAGGAGAGATGATGACCCGTTCACCTGTCAAG GTTACGCTCAGTGAAGGCCCTCATCATGTAGCTATGTTCAAAGACAGCACCCGTGAGTTTGACCTGGGAAAAGAAGAGGAT CTTGCAGCACTGAGGCGTGAGATTGAGCTAAGGATGAGGAAGAGCGTGAAGGAAGGTCAGACAGTCAGCCCTGAG ACCATCTCTTTAAGTGTAAAAGGTCCAGGCATCCAGAGAATGGTTCTAGTGGACTTACCAGGAGTAATCAGT ACTGTGACCACTGGAATGGCTTCAGACACTAAGGAGACAATCTTCAGCATTAGTAAAGCATACATGCAAAACCCAAACGCCATCATCCTCTGTATTCAGG ATGGCTCAGTAGATGCAGAGCGCAGTATAGTCACTGATCTAGTCAGTCAGATGGACCCACAGGGCAAAAGGACCATTTTTGTTCTGACCAAAGTGGACCTAGCAGAAAAGAATCTAGCTAGTCCAAGCAGA ATCCAGCAAATAATTGAGGGCAAGCTGTTCCCTATGAAGGCTCTGGGCTACTTTGCTGTCGTGACTGGCAAAG GCAGCAGTAGTGAAAGCATAGAGTCCATCAAGGATTATGAAGAGGATTTCTTTCAAAACTCTAGACTCCTAAG AGAGGGCATGCTGAAGGCCCACCAAGTAACTACAAAGAACCTGAGTCTGGCGGTATCtgactgtttttggaaaatggtACGAGAATCAGTGGAACAGCAAGCAGACGCATTCAAAG CATCTCGCTTCAATCTGGAGACAGAGTGGAAGAATAACTATCCGCGGTTAAGAGAGCTTGACAGG AATGAGCTCTTTGAAAAGGCCAAGAACGAGATCTTGGATGAGGTAATCAGCCTGAGCCAAGTTACACCAAAACACTG GGAGTCCATCTTGCAAAAGAAGCTGTGGGAGAGAGTGTCCACACATGTTATTGAGAACATCTACCTGCCTGCTGCTCAGACCATGAACTCAGGCACCTTCAACACCACAGTAGATATTAAGCTCAAGCAGTGGACAGACAAGCAGCTCCCACACAAAGCGCTGGAG GTTGCCTGGGAGACATTGCAGGAAGAGTTTGCCCGTTTCATGGCAGAGTACAAGGGGAAAGATCAGGATGACATCTTTGACAAGCTCAAAGAAGCAGTCAAAGATGAGAGCATTAAGCGACATAAGTGGAATGAAAGGGCCATGGACAGCTTG AGGGTGATCCAGCACAATGCTCTCGAGGATCGCTCCATCACAGACAAACCTCAGTGGGATGCTGCAATCCAGTTCATGGAGGAGACACTGCAGTCTCGCCTTAAAGACA CCGAGTCAGTAATAGCAGATATGGTGGGTCCAGACTGGAAGCAGAGATGGATGAGTTGGACGAAACGCACGCCAGAACAG CACATCCGCAATGAAACCAAAAATGAGCTGGAACGTCTACTGAAGCTGCATGAGGACCACACTGCTTATTTGGCCAATGATGAGGTCACCACTGTCCGCAAGAACTTGGAGGCCCGAGGGGTCGAGGTGGACCCTGTGCTG ATCAAGGACACATGGCACCAACTTTACCGACGTCACTTTCTGCAGAAGGCCTTGTTTCACTGTAACCTTTGTCGACGAGGCTTTTACTATTATCAGAGACACTTTGTAGACTCAGAG CTTGAGTGCAATGATGTGGTTTTGTTCTGGAGGATTCAGAGGATGTTGGGCATAACAGCAAACACTCTCCGACAACAACTCACCAATACAGAGG TGCGGCGCTTGGAGAAGAATGTGAAAGAGGTGCTGGAGGACTTTGGTGAGGACACTGAGAAGAAAGTGCAGCTGATCACTGGCAGGAGAGTTCAGTTGGCTGAAGACCTCA AAAAAGTACGAGAAATCCAGGAGAAACTTGAAGCCTTCATAGAAGCTCTTCACAAGGAAAAGTAG
- the opa1 gene encoding dynamin-like 120 kDa protein, mitochondrial isoform X1: MLRAGSAVACVACRNLLPSRMGVRFRLPLQKLHPLSRAIHHRYSSNSNPQRPPHCLAARYFTSLSRLPVRPPKSKSGGHGYQQQRSFWVARLAARLLKLRYILLGSAVGGGYTAKKTFDEWKDMIPDLSEYTWVVPDFVWELTENFDLDKLASALPEIEEIAKLLPDMEKIGENFTFLKSLLSSGVGSEVIGASGLRLLLETSGDPTLKAPEIQQATAAVPESGDKQFKKSSDKEKIDQLQEELLRTQLKYQRMLERLEKENKELRKVVLQKDDKGIHQRKVKKSLIDMYSEVLDILSDYDSNYNTQDHLPRVVVVGDQSAGKTSVLEMIAQARIFPRGSGEMMTRSPVKVTLSEGPHHVAMFKDSTREFDLGKEEDLAALRREIELRMRKSVKEGQTVSPETISLSVKGPGIQRMVLVDLPGVISTVTTGMASDTKETIFSISKAYMQNPNAIILCIQDGSVDAERSIVTDLVSQMDPQGKRTIFVLTKVDLAEKNLASPSRIQQIIEGKLFPMKALGYFAVVTGKGSSSESIESIKDYEEDFFQNSRLLREGMLKAHQVTTKNLSLAVSDCFWKMVRESVEQQADAFKASRFNLETEWKNNYPRLRELDRNELFEKAKNEILDEVISLSQVTPKHWESILQKKLWERVSTHVIENIYLPAAQTMNSGTFNTTVDIKLKQWTDKQLPHKALEVAWETLQEEFARFMAEYKGKDQDDIFDKLKEAVKDESIKRHKWNERAMDSLRVIQHNALEDRSITDKPQWDAAIQFMEETLQSRLKDTESVIADMVGPDWKQRWMSWTKRTPEQHIRNETKNELERLLKLHEDHTAYLANDEVTTVRKNLEARGVEVDPVLIKDTWHQLYRRHFLQKALFHCNLCRRGFYYYQRHFVDSELECNDVVLFWRIQRMLGITANTLRQQLTNTEVRRLEKNVKEVLEDFGEDTEKKVQLITGRRVQLAEDLKKVREIQEKLEAFIEALHKEK, translated from the exons TGTGGCTTGCAGGAATCTGCTCCCTTCCAGAATGGGGGTGAGGTTCCGGCTGCCTCTGCAGAAACTACACCCGCTCTCTCGTGCCATCCACCACCGCTACTCATCCAATAGCAACCCCCAGAGGCCCCCTCACTGTTTGGCTGCGCGCTATTTCACCTCCCTCTCCAGGCTACCTGTGCGTCCCCCAAAGTCAAAATCAGGAGGCCACGGCTACCAGCAGCAGCGCTCCTTTTGGGTAGCCCGTCTGGCTGCTAGGCTGCTGAAGCTGCGCTACATCCTGCTAGGCTCTGCTGTCGGAGGAGGCTACACTGCTAAAAAG ACGTTTGATGAGTGGAAGGATATGATTCCTGATCTAAGCGAGTACACATGGGTAGTACCTGACTTTGTTTGGGAATTGACTGAAAATTTTGACTTAG ACAAGCTAGCCAGTGCTTTGCCTGAAATAGAGGAGATTGCTAAGCTGCTGCCAGATATGGAGAAGATTGGGGAGAACTTTACCTTCCTCAAGAGTCTTCTTTCCAGTG GTGTGGGTAGTGAAGTCATTGGAGCTTCTGGTCTGCGTCTGTTGTTAG AAACTTCAGGTGATCCAACCTTGAAGGCACCTGAGATCCAACAAGCAACAGCAGCTGTACCTGAGAGTGGTGACAAGCAGTTTAAGAAG TCATCAGATAAAGAAAAAATCGACCAACTTCAAGAGGAGCTTCTTCGTACCCAg TTGAAGTACCAGCGGATGCTGGAGCGTCTAGAGAAGGAGAATAAggagctgagaaaagtggtgcTGCAGAAGGATGACAAAGGAATTCATCAGAGGAAAGTCAAG AAGTCTTTGATTGACATGTACTCTGAGGTCCTGGACATCCTCTCAGATTATGATTCCAACTACAATACCCAAGATCACCTGCCAAGG GTGGTGGTAGTAGGAGATCAGAGCGCGGGAAAGACCAGTGTGTTGGAAATGATCGCCCAGGCTAGAATCTTCCCTCGTGGCTCAGGAGAGATGATGACCCGTTCACCTGTCAAG GTTACGCTCAGTGAAGGCCCTCATCATGTAGCTATGTTCAAAGACAGCACCCGTGAGTTTGACCTGGGAAAAGAAGAGGAT CTTGCAGCACTGAGGCGTGAGATTGAGCTAAGGATGAGGAAGAGCGTGAAGGAAGGTCAGACAGTCAGCCCTGAG ACCATCTCTTTAAGTGTAAAAGGTCCAGGCATCCAGAGAATGGTTCTAGTGGACTTACCAGGAGTAATCAGT ACTGTGACCACTGGAATGGCTTCAGACACTAAGGAGACAATCTTCAGCATTAGTAAAGCATACATGCAAAACCCAAACGCCATCATCCTCTGTATTCAGG ATGGCTCAGTAGATGCAGAGCGCAGTATAGTCACTGATCTAGTCAGTCAGATGGACCCACAGGGCAAAAGGACCATTTTTGTTCTGACCAAAGTGGACCTAGCAGAAAAGAATCTAGCTAGTCCAAGCAGA ATCCAGCAAATAATTGAGGGCAAGCTGTTCCCTATGAAGGCTCTGGGCTACTTTGCTGTCGTGACTGGCAAAG GCAGCAGTAGTGAAAGCATAGAGTCCATCAAGGATTATGAAGAGGATTTCTTTCAAAACTCTAGACTCCTAAG AGAGGGCATGCTGAAGGCCCACCAAGTAACTACAAAGAACCTGAGTCTGGCGGTATCtgactgtttttggaaaatggtACGAGAATCAGTGGAACAGCAAGCAGACGCATTCAAAG CATCTCGCTTCAATCTGGAGACAGAGTGGAAGAATAACTATCCGCGGTTAAGAGAGCTTGACAGG AATGAGCTCTTTGAAAAGGCCAAGAACGAGATCTTGGATGAGGTAATCAGCCTGAGCCAAGTTACACCAAAACACTG GGAGTCCATCTTGCAAAAGAAGCTGTGGGAGAGAGTGTCCACACATGTTATTGAGAACATCTACCTGCCTGCTGCTCAGACCATGAACTCAGGCACCTTCAACACCACAGTAGATATTAAGCTCAAGCAGTGGACAGACAAGCAGCTCCCACACAAAGCGCTGGAG GTTGCCTGGGAGACATTGCAGGAAGAGTTTGCCCGTTTCATGGCAGAGTACAAGGGGAAAGATCAGGATGACATCTTTGACAAGCTCAAAGAAGCAGTCAAAGATGAGAGCATTAAGCGACATAAGTGGAATGAAAGGGCCATGGACAGCTTG AGGGTGATCCAGCACAATGCTCTCGAGGATCGCTCCATCACAGACAAACCTCAGTGGGATGCTGCAATCCAGTTCATGGAGGAGACACTGCAGTCTCGCCTTAAAGACA CCGAGTCAGTAATAGCAGATATGGTGGGTCCAGACTGGAAGCAGAGATGGATGAGTTGGACGAAACGCACGCCAGAACAG CACATCCGCAATGAAACCAAAAATGAGCTGGAACGTCTACTGAAGCTGCATGAGGACCACACTGCTTATTTGGCCAATGATGAGGTCACCACTGTCCGCAAGAACTTGGAGGCCCGAGGGGTCGAGGTGGACCCTGTGCTG ATCAAGGACACATGGCACCAACTTTACCGACGTCACTTTCTGCAGAAGGCCTTGTTTCACTGTAACCTTTGTCGACGAGGCTTTTACTATTATCAGAGACACTTTGTAGACTCAGAG CTTGAGTGCAATGATGTGGTTTTGTTCTGGAGGATTCAGAGGATGTTGGGCATAACAGCAAACACTCTCCGACAACAACTCACCAATACAGAGG TGCGGCGCTTGGAGAAGAATGTGAAAGAGGTGCTGGAGGACTTTGGTGAGGACACTGAGAAGAAAGTGCAGCTGATCACTGGCAGGAGAGTTCAGTTGGCTGAAGACCTCA AAAAAGTACGAGAAATCCAGGAGAAACTTGAAGCCTTCATAGAAGCTCTTCACAAGGAAAAGTAG
- the opa1 gene encoding dynamin-like 120 kDa protein, mitochondrial isoform X3, translating into MLRAGSAVACVACRNLLPSRMGVRFRLPLQKLHPLSRAIHHRYSSNSNPQRPPHCLAARYFTSLSRLPVRPPKSKSGGHGYQQQRSFWVARLAARLLKLRYILLGSAVGGGYTAKKTFDEWKDMIPDLSEYTWVVPDFVWELTENFDLDKLASALPEIEEIAKLLPDMEKIGENFTFLKSLLSSGVGSEVIGASGLRLLLETSGDPTLKAPEIQQATAAVPESGDKQFKKQGLLAELILIQQQIQQHEEEVRRVAAANAPPPPSQPRPTQAPNPSPSRKKQKSSDKEKIDQLQEELLRTQLKYQRMLERLEKENKELRKVVLQKDDKGIHQRKVKKSLIDMYSEVLDILSDYDSNYNTQDHLPRVVVVGDQSAGKTSVLEMIAQARIFPRGSGEMMTRSPVKVTLSEGPHHVAMFKDSTREFDLGKEEDLAALRREIELRMRKSVKEGQTVSPETISLSVKGPGIQRMVLVDLPGVISTVTTGMASDTKETIFSISKAYMQNPNAIILCIQDGSVDAERSIVTDLVSQMDPQGKRTIFVLTKVDLAEKNLASPSRIQQIIEGKLFPMKALGYFAVVTGKGSSSESIESIKDYEEDFFQNSRLLREGMLKAHQVTTKNLSLAVSDCFWKMVRESVEQQADAFKASRFNLETEWKNNYPRLRELDRNELFEKAKNEILDEVISLSQVTPKHWESILQKKLWERVSTHVIENIYLPAAQTMNSGTFNTTVDIKLKQWTDKQLPHKALEVAWETLQEEFARFMAEYKGKDQDDIFDKLKEAVKDESIKRHKWNERAMDSLRVIQHNALEDRSITDKPQWDAAIQFMEETLQSRLKDTESVIADMVGPDWKQRWMSWTKRTPEQHIRNETKNELERLLKLHEDHTAYLANDEVTTVRKNLEARGVEVDPVLIKDTWHQLYRRHFLQKALFHCNLCRRGFYYYQRHFVDSELECNDVVLFWRIQRMLGITANTLRQQLTNTEVRRLEKNVKEVLEDFGEDTEKKVQLITGRRVQLAEDLKKVREIQEKLEAFIEALHKEK; encoded by the exons TGTGGCTTGCAGGAATCTGCTCCCTTCCAGAATGGGGGTGAGGTTCCGGCTGCCTCTGCAGAAACTACACCCGCTCTCTCGTGCCATCCACCACCGCTACTCATCCAATAGCAACCCCCAGAGGCCCCCTCACTGTTTGGCTGCGCGCTATTTCACCTCCCTCTCCAGGCTACCTGTGCGTCCCCCAAAGTCAAAATCAGGAGGCCACGGCTACCAGCAGCAGCGCTCCTTTTGGGTAGCCCGTCTGGCTGCTAGGCTGCTGAAGCTGCGCTACATCCTGCTAGGCTCTGCTGTCGGAGGAGGCTACACTGCTAAAAAG ACGTTTGATGAGTGGAAGGATATGATTCCTGATCTAAGCGAGTACACATGGGTAGTACCTGACTTTGTTTGGGAATTGACTGAAAATTTTGACTTAG ACAAGCTAGCCAGTGCTTTGCCTGAAATAGAGGAGATTGCTAAGCTGCTGCCAGATATGGAGAAGATTGGGGAGAACTTTACCTTCCTCAAGAGTCTTCTTTCCAGTG GTGTGGGTAGTGAAGTCATTGGAGCTTCTGGTCTGCGTCTGTTGTTAG AAACTTCAGGTGATCCAACCTTGAAGGCACCTGAGATCCAACAAGCAACAGCAGCTGTACCTGAGAGTGGTGACAAGCAGTTTAAGAAG CAGGGGCTTCTTGCCGAACTCATTCTCATTCAGCAGCAGATCCAGCAGCACGAAGAGGAGGTTCGGCGGGTGGCGGCGGCTAATGCGCCACCCCCACCGTCCCAACCCCGCCCCACCCAGGCCCCGAACCCCAGCCCCTCGCGCAAG aagcagaaa TCATCAGATAAAGAAAAAATCGACCAACTTCAAGAGGAGCTTCTTCGTACCCAg TTGAAGTACCAGCGGATGCTGGAGCGTCTAGAGAAGGAGAATAAggagctgagaaaagtggtgcTGCAGAAGGATGACAAAGGAATTCATCAGAGGAAAGTCAAG AAGTCTTTGATTGACATGTACTCTGAGGTCCTGGACATCCTCTCAGATTATGATTCCAACTACAATACCCAAGATCACCTGCCAAGG GTGGTGGTAGTAGGAGATCAGAGCGCGGGAAAGACCAGTGTGTTGGAAATGATCGCCCAGGCTAGAATCTTCCCTCGTGGCTCAGGAGAGATGATGACCCGTTCACCTGTCAAG GTTACGCTCAGTGAAGGCCCTCATCATGTAGCTATGTTCAAAGACAGCACCCGTGAGTTTGACCTGGGAAAAGAAGAGGAT CTTGCAGCACTGAGGCGTGAGATTGAGCTAAGGATGAGGAAGAGCGTGAAGGAAGGTCAGACAGTCAGCCCTGAG ACCATCTCTTTAAGTGTAAAAGGTCCAGGCATCCAGAGAATGGTTCTAGTGGACTTACCAGGAGTAATCAGT ACTGTGACCACTGGAATGGCTTCAGACACTAAGGAGACAATCTTCAGCATTAGTAAAGCATACATGCAAAACCCAAACGCCATCATCCTCTGTATTCAGG ATGGCTCAGTAGATGCAGAGCGCAGTATAGTCACTGATCTAGTCAGTCAGATGGACCCACAGGGCAAAAGGACCATTTTTGTTCTGACCAAAGTGGACCTAGCAGAAAAGAATCTAGCTAGTCCAAGCAGA ATCCAGCAAATAATTGAGGGCAAGCTGTTCCCTATGAAGGCTCTGGGCTACTTTGCTGTCGTGACTGGCAAAG GCAGCAGTAGTGAAAGCATAGAGTCCATCAAGGATTATGAAGAGGATTTCTTTCAAAACTCTAGACTCCTAAG AGAGGGCATGCTGAAGGCCCACCAAGTAACTACAAAGAACCTGAGTCTGGCGGTATCtgactgtttttggaaaatggtACGAGAATCAGTGGAACAGCAAGCAGACGCATTCAAAG CATCTCGCTTCAATCTGGAGACAGAGTGGAAGAATAACTATCCGCGGTTAAGAGAGCTTGACAGG AATGAGCTCTTTGAAAAGGCCAAGAACGAGATCTTGGATGAGGTAATCAGCCTGAGCCAAGTTACACCAAAACACTG GGAGTCCATCTTGCAAAAGAAGCTGTGGGAGAGAGTGTCCACACATGTTATTGAGAACATCTACCTGCCTGCTGCTCAGACCATGAACTCAGGCACCTTCAACACCACAGTAGATATTAAGCTCAAGCAGTGGACAGACAAGCAGCTCCCACACAAAGCGCTGGAG GTTGCCTGGGAGACATTGCAGGAAGAGTTTGCCCGTTTCATGGCAGAGTACAAGGGGAAAGATCAGGATGACATCTTTGACAAGCTCAAAGAAGCAGTCAAAGATGAGAGCATTAAGCGACATAAGTGGAATGAAAGGGCCATGGACAGCTTG AGGGTGATCCAGCACAATGCTCTCGAGGATCGCTCCATCACAGACAAACCTCAGTGGGATGCTGCAATCCAGTTCATGGAGGAGACACTGCAGTCTCGCCTTAAAGACA CCGAGTCAGTAATAGCAGATATGGTGGGTCCAGACTGGAAGCAGAGATGGATGAGTTGGACGAAACGCACGCCAGAACAG CACATCCGCAATGAAACCAAAAATGAGCTGGAACGTCTACTGAAGCTGCATGAGGACCACACTGCTTATTTGGCCAATGATGAGGTCACCACTGTCCGCAAGAACTTGGAGGCCCGAGGGGTCGAGGTGGACCCTGTGCTG ATCAAGGACACATGGCACCAACTTTACCGACGTCACTTTCTGCAGAAGGCCTTGTTTCACTGTAACCTTTGTCGACGAGGCTTTTACTATTATCAGAGACACTTTGTAGACTCAGAG CTTGAGTGCAATGATGTGGTTTTGTTCTGGAGGATTCAGAGGATGTTGGGCATAACAGCAAACACTCTCCGACAACAACTCACCAATACAGAGG TGCGGCGCTTGGAGAAGAATGTGAAAGAGGTGCTGGAGGACTTTGGTGAGGACACTGAGAAGAAAGTGCAGCTGATCACTGGCAGGAGAGTTCAGTTGGCTGAAGACCTCA AAAAAGTACGAGAAATCCAGGAGAAACTTGAAGCCTTCATAGAAGCTCTTCACAAGGAAAAGTAG